A region from the Canis aureus isolate CA01 chromosome 8, VMU_Caureus_v.1.0, whole genome shotgun sequence genome encodes:
- the RABGGTB gene encoding geranylgeranyl transferase type-2 subunit beta isoform X4 has translation MYSESAVGDYSFSSRITLRPEKYPNLCRSLRAQVASRQMRWRLFKQKVGVWQDGIRVKKVLMYIGYVHWGQALKEKKLLSPCFLFGKGTPQKDVIIKSDAPDTLLLEKHADYIASYGSKKDDYEYCMSEYLRMSGIYWGLTVMDLMGQLHRMNREEILTFIKSCQHECGGISASIGHDPHLLYTLSAVQIYCCTGFLAITSQLHQVNSDLLGWWLCERQLPSGGLNGRPEKLPDVCYSWWVLASLKIIGRLHWIDGEKLRSFILACQDEETGGFADRPGDMANPFHTLFGIAGLSLLGEEQIKPVSPVFCMPEEVLRRVNVQPELVS, from the exons ATGTATTCTGAATCTGCAGTTGGTGATTACTCCTTCAGTTCTAGAATTACTCTGAGACCTGAGAAATACCCGAATCTTTGCAGGAGCCTCAGGGCTCAGGTTGCTTCGAGGCAGATGAGGTGGCGGCTTTTCAAACAGAAAGTTGGCGTGTGGCAAGATGGGATCCGAGTGAAAAAAGTTCTGATGTATATTGGGTATGTGCACTGGGGTCAggcattaaaagagaaaaagttattAAGTCCCTGCTTTTTATTTGGAAAGGGCACACCGCAGAAGGATGTTATCATCAAGTCAGATGCACCTGACACGCTGCTGTTAGAGAAGCATGCGGATTATATCGCGTCCTATGGCTCCAAGAAAGATGATTAT GAATACTGTATGTCTGAATATTTGAGAATGAGTGGGATCTATTGGGGTCTGACTGTGATGGATCTGATGGGACAACTACATCGGATGAATAGAGAAGAAATTCTGACCTTCATTAAGTCATGTCAACATGAGTGTGGTGGAATAAGTGCTAGTATTGGACATGACCCCCATCTTTTGTACACTCTAAGTGCTGTCCAG ATCTATTGTTGCACAGGATTTCTGGCTATTACTAGCCAGTTGCATCAAGTAAATTCTGATTTACTCGGTTGGTGGCTTTGTGAACGACAGTTACCATCAGGTGGACTCAATGGAAGGCCCGAGAAG ttaCCAGATGTCTGCTATTCGTGGTGGGTGTTGGCTTCCCTAAAGATAATTGGAAGGCTTCATTGGATTGATGGAGAGAAACTGCGAAGTTTCATTTTAGCATGTCAAGATGAAGAAACAGGAGGATTTGCAGACCGACCAGGAGACATGGCAA atccttttcatactttatttggaattgctggattgtcaCTTTTGGGAGAAGAACAGATTAAACCTGTTAGTCCTGTTTTTTGCATGCCTGAAGAAGTGCTTCGGAGAGTCAATGTTCAGCCTGAACTAGTGAGCTAG
- the RABGGTB gene encoding geranylgeranyl transferase type-2 subunit beta isoform X5 — protein sequence MSEYLRMSGIYWGLTVMDLMGQLHRMNREEILTFIKSCQHECGGISASIGHDPHLLYTLSAVQILTLYDSINVIDVNKVVEYVQSLQKEDGSFAGDIWGEIDTRFSFCAVATLALLGKLDAINVEKAIEFVLSCMNFDGGFGCRPGSESHAGQIYCCTGFLAITSQLHQVNSDLLGWWLCERQLPSGGLNGRPEKLPDVCYSWWVLASLKIIGRLHWIDGEKLRSFILACQDEETGGFADRPGDMANPFHTLFGIAGLSLLGEEQIKPVSPVFCMPEEVLRRVNVQPELVS from the exons ATGTCTGAATATTTGAGAATGAGTGGGATCTATTGGGGTCTGACTGTGATGGATCTGATGGGACAACTACATCGGATGAATAGAGAAGAAATTCTGACCTTCATTAAGTCATGTCAACATGAGTGTGGTGGAATAAGTGCTAGTATTGGACATGACCCCCATCTTTTGTACACTCTAAGTGCTGTCCAG attcTTACTCTGTATGATAGTATTAATGTTATTGATGTAAATAAAGTTGTGGAATATGTTCAGAGTCTACAGAAAGAAGATGGTTCTTTTGCTGGAGATATATGGG gaGAAATAGATACAAGATTCTCTTTTTGTGCGGTGGCAACCTTGGCTCTGTTG GGGAAGCTAGACGCTATTAATGTGGAAAAGGCAATTGAATTTGTTTTATCGTGTATGAACTTTGATGGTGGATTTGGTTGCAGGCCAGGTTCTGAATCCCATGCTGGGCAG ATCTATTGTTGCACAGGATTTCTGGCTATTACTAGCCAGTTGCATCAAGTAAATTCTGATTTACTCGGTTGGTGGCTTTGTGAACGACAGTTACCATCAGGTGGACTCAATGGAAGGCCCGAGAAG ttaCCAGATGTCTGCTATTCGTGGTGGGTGTTGGCTTCCCTAAAGATAATTGGAAGGCTTCATTGGATTGATGGAGAGAAACTGCGAAGTTTCATTTTAGCATGTCAAGATGAAGAAACAGGAGGATTTGCAGACCGACCAGGAGACATGGCAA atccttttcatactttatttggaattgctggattgtcaCTTTTGGGAGAAGAACAGATTAAACCTGTTAGTCCTGTTTTTTGCATGCCTGAAGAAGTGCTTCGGAGAGTCAATGTTCAGCCTGAACTAGTGAGCTAG
- the RABGGTB gene encoding geranylgeranyl transferase type-2 subunit beta isoform X2 → MYSESAVGDYSFSSRITLRPEKYPNLCRSLRAQVASRQMRWRLFKQKVGVWQDGIRVKKVLMYIGYVHWGQALKEKKLLSPCFLFGKGTPQKDVIIKSDAPDTLLLEKHADYIASYGSKKDDYILTLYDSINVIDVNKVVEYVQSLQKEDGSFAGDIWGEIDTRFSFCAVATLALLGKLDAINVEKAIEFVLSCMNFDGGFGCRPGSESHAGQIYCCTGFLAITSQLHQVNSDLLGWWLCERQLPSGGLNGRPEKLPDVCYSWWVLASLKIIGRLHWIDGEKLRSFILACQDEETGGFADRPGDMANPFHTLFGIAGLSLLGEEQIKPVSPVFCMPEEVLRRVNVQPELVS, encoded by the exons ATGTATTCTGAATCTGCAGTTGGTGATTACTCCTTCAGTTCTAGAATTACTCTGAGACCTGAGAAATACCCGAATCTTTGCAGGAGCCTCAGGGCTCAGGTTGCTTCGAGGCAGATGAGGTGGCGGCTTTTCAAACAGAAAGTTGGCGTGTGGCAAGATGGGATCCGAGTGAAAAAAGTTCTGATGTATATTGGGTATGTGCACTGGGGTCAggcattaaaagagaaaaagttattAAGTCCCTGCTTTTTATTTGGAAAGGGCACACCGCAGAAGGATGTTATCATCAAGTCAGATGCACCTGACACGCTGCTGTTAGAGAAGCATGCGGATTATATCGCGTCCTATGGCTCCAAGAAAGATGATTAT attcTTACTCTGTATGATAGTATTAATGTTATTGATGTAAATAAAGTTGTGGAATATGTTCAGAGTCTACAGAAAGAAGATGGTTCTTTTGCTGGAGATATATGGG gaGAAATAGATACAAGATTCTCTTTTTGTGCGGTGGCAACCTTGGCTCTGTTG GGGAAGCTAGACGCTATTAATGTGGAAAAGGCAATTGAATTTGTTTTATCGTGTATGAACTTTGATGGTGGATTTGGTTGCAGGCCAGGTTCTGAATCCCATGCTGGGCAG ATCTATTGTTGCACAGGATTTCTGGCTATTACTAGCCAGTTGCATCAAGTAAATTCTGATTTACTCGGTTGGTGGCTTTGTGAACGACAGTTACCATCAGGTGGACTCAATGGAAGGCCCGAGAAG ttaCCAGATGTCTGCTATTCGTGGTGGGTGTTGGCTTCCCTAAAGATAATTGGAAGGCTTCATTGGATTGATGGAGAGAAACTGCGAAGTTTCATTTTAGCATGTCAAGATGAAGAAACAGGAGGATTTGCAGACCGACCAGGAGACATGGCAA atccttttcatactttatttggaattgctggattgtcaCTTTTGGGAGAAGAACAGATTAAACCTGTTAGTCCTGTTTTTTGCATGCCTGAAGAAGTGCTTCGGAGAGTCAATGTTCAGCCTGAACTAGTGAGCTAG
- the RABGGTB gene encoding geranylgeranyl transferase type-2 subunit beta isoform X1, producing the protein MYSESAVGDYSFSSRITLRPEKYPNLCRSLRAQVASRQMRWRLFKQKVGVWQDGIRVKKVLMYIGYVHWGQALKEKKLLSPCFLFGKGTPQKDVIIKSDAPDTLLLEKHADYIASYGSKKDDYEYCMSEYLRMSGIYWGLTVMDLMGQLHRMNREEILTFIKSCQHECGGISASIGHDPHLLYTLSAVQILTLYDSINVIDVNKVVEYVQSLQKEDGSFAGDIWGEIDTRFSFCAVATLALLGKLDAINVEKAIEFVLSCMNFDGGFGCRPGSESHAGQIYCCTGFLAITSQLHQVNSDLLGWWLCERQLPSGGLNGRPEKLPDVCYSWWVLASLKIIGRLHWIDGEKLRSFILACQDEETGGFADRPGDMANPFHTLFGIAGLSLLGEEQIKPVSPVFCMPEEVLRRVNVQPELVS; encoded by the exons ATGTATTCTGAATCTGCAGTTGGTGATTACTCCTTCAGTTCTAGAATTACTCTGAGACCTGAGAAATACCCGAATCTTTGCAGGAGCCTCAGGGCTCAGGTTGCTTCGAGGCAGATGAGGTGGCGGCTTTTCAAACAGAAAGTTGGCGTGTGGCAAGATGGGATCCGAGTGAAAAAAGTTCTGATGTATATTGGGTATGTGCACTGGGGTCAggcattaaaagagaaaaagttattAAGTCCCTGCTTTTTATTTGGAAAGGGCACACCGCAGAAGGATGTTATCATCAAGTCAGATGCACCTGACACGCTGCTGTTAGAGAAGCATGCGGATTATATCGCGTCCTATGGCTCCAAGAAAGATGATTAT GAATACTGTATGTCTGAATATTTGAGAATGAGTGGGATCTATTGGGGTCTGACTGTGATGGATCTGATGGGACAACTACATCGGATGAATAGAGAAGAAATTCTGACCTTCATTAAGTCATGTCAACATGAGTGTGGTGGAATAAGTGCTAGTATTGGACATGACCCCCATCTTTTGTACACTCTAAGTGCTGTCCAG attcTTACTCTGTATGATAGTATTAATGTTATTGATGTAAATAAAGTTGTGGAATATGTTCAGAGTCTACAGAAAGAAGATGGTTCTTTTGCTGGAGATATATGGG gaGAAATAGATACAAGATTCTCTTTTTGTGCGGTGGCAACCTTGGCTCTGTTG GGGAAGCTAGACGCTATTAATGTGGAAAAGGCAATTGAATTTGTTTTATCGTGTATGAACTTTGATGGTGGATTTGGTTGCAGGCCAGGTTCTGAATCCCATGCTGGGCAG ATCTATTGTTGCACAGGATTTCTGGCTATTACTAGCCAGTTGCATCAAGTAAATTCTGATTTACTCGGTTGGTGGCTTTGTGAACGACAGTTACCATCAGGTGGACTCAATGGAAGGCCCGAGAAG ttaCCAGATGTCTGCTATTCGTGGTGGGTGTTGGCTTCCCTAAAGATAATTGGAAGGCTTCATTGGATTGATGGAGAGAAACTGCGAAGTTTCATTTTAGCATGTCAAGATGAAGAAACAGGAGGATTTGCAGACCGACCAGGAGACATGGCAA atccttttcatactttatttggaattgctggattgtcaCTTTTGGGAGAAGAACAGATTAAACCTGTTAGTCCTGTTTTTTGCATGCCTGAAGAAGTGCTTCGGAGAGTCAATGTTCAGCCTGAACTAGTGAGCTAG
- the RABGGTB gene encoding geranylgeranyl transferase type-2 subunit beta isoform X3: MGTPQKDVIIKSDAPDTLLLEKHADYIASYGSKKDDYEYCMSEYLRMSGIYWGLTVMDLMGQLHRMNREEILTFIKSCQHECGGISASIGHDPHLLYTLSAVQILTLYDSINVIDVNKVVEYVQSLQKEDGSFAGDIWGEIDTRFSFCAVATLALLGKLDAINVEKAIEFVLSCMNFDGGFGCRPGSESHAGQIYCCTGFLAITSQLHQVNSDLLGWWLCERQLPSGGLNGRPEKLPDVCYSWWVLASLKIIGRLHWIDGEKLRSFILACQDEETGGFADRPGDMANPFHTLFGIAGLSLLGEEQIKPVSPVFCMPEEVLRRVNVQPELVS, encoded by the exons ATG GGCACACCGCAGAAGGATGTTATCATCAAGTCAGATGCACCTGACACGCTGCTGTTAGAGAAGCATGCGGATTATATCGCGTCCTATGGCTCCAAGAAAGATGATTAT GAATACTGTATGTCTGAATATTTGAGAATGAGTGGGATCTATTGGGGTCTGACTGTGATGGATCTGATGGGACAACTACATCGGATGAATAGAGAAGAAATTCTGACCTTCATTAAGTCATGTCAACATGAGTGTGGTGGAATAAGTGCTAGTATTGGACATGACCCCCATCTTTTGTACACTCTAAGTGCTGTCCAG attcTTACTCTGTATGATAGTATTAATGTTATTGATGTAAATAAAGTTGTGGAATATGTTCAGAGTCTACAGAAAGAAGATGGTTCTTTTGCTGGAGATATATGGG gaGAAATAGATACAAGATTCTCTTTTTGTGCGGTGGCAACCTTGGCTCTGTTG GGGAAGCTAGACGCTATTAATGTGGAAAAGGCAATTGAATTTGTTTTATCGTGTATGAACTTTGATGGTGGATTTGGTTGCAGGCCAGGTTCTGAATCCCATGCTGGGCAG ATCTATTGTTGCACAGGATTTCTGGCTATTACTAGCCAGTTGCATCAAGTAAATTCTGATTTACTCGGTTGGTGGCTTTGTGAACGACAGTTACCATCAGGTGGACTCAATGGAAGGCCCGAGAAG ttaCCAGATGTCTGCTATTCGTGGTGGGTGTTGGCTTCCCTAAAGATAATTGGAAGGCTTCATTGGATTGATGGAGAGAAACTGCGAAGTTTCATTTTAGCATGTCAAGATGAAGAAACAGGAGGATTTGCAGACCGACCAGGAGACATGGCAA atccttttcatactttatttggaattgctggattgtcaCTTTTGGGAGAAGAACAGATTAAACCTGTTAGTCCTGTTTTTTGCATGCCTGAAGAAGTGCTTCGGAGAGTCAATGTTCAGCCTGAACTAGTGAGCTAG